From the genome of Treponema denticola:
AGGCTGTCTCCCGCGAAACAAAGATTGATCTAATCGTTACCCCTATGGTAACTATTATTTCCGGTACTATAATTGCGGCCTTGGTAGGGCCGGGAATGTCCTCTTTTATGACTTGGCTTGGAAAAATCATTATGGACGCTACTACCCTCCAGCCCTTTTGGATGGGAGTTACGGTTTCAGTGTTGGTCGGCATTATTCTTACCCTGCCTATAAGCAGTGCTGCCATCTGTATGATGCTTTCTCTTGCAGGGCTTGCAGGAGGAGCTGCAACCGTCGGCTGTGCCGCTCAGATGATAGGCTTCGCGGTTATGAGTTATCGGGATAACGGGCTTGGAGGAAGTTTTGCCGTAGGCATAGGAACAAGTATGCTCCACATGCCCAATATTATCAAAAACCCTAGGATATGGATACCGCCGACCTTGACGGCGGCTATTTTAGGCCCCTTGGCTACTATTATTTTTAAAATGGAAAATATCCCCCTCGGTTCAGGTATGGGAACCTGCGGCCTTGTCGGTCAAATTGGAACTATAACGGCAATGGACTCTATAGGGAAGGGAGGCCTAGACACATATTTTGCTATTTTTCTTTTACACTTTATCCTGCCGGCTGTATTAGCATTATTTTTTACCTTTATTTTAAGAAAGATAAATTGGATTAAGGATGGGGATTTAAAGCTGGATCTTTAAAGCGTTTTTTATAATAAATTTTACGGGAGAAATCAGCAACACTGATAAAAAAAAGACGGCATTTACTGCCGTCTTTTTTTGTTTAACAAGCTGTTTTATTTAGCCCCAAAAAGCTTTTAGCATAGGAGCTATAACCAATGAAACCATTGACATAAGCTTAATCAATATGTTGATGGAGGGACCGGAAGTATCTTTGAAGGGGTCTCCTACAGTGTCGCCTACAACAGCGGCCTTGTGAGAAGGTGAGCCTTTTCCGCCTGCGATTCCGCCTTCAATCATCTTCTTTGCATTATCCCATGCACCGCCTGCATTGGACATAAAGACTGCCAATACAACGCCCGATACGGTTACGCCTGTCAAAAGACCGATTAACATTGCGGGGCCTCCTGCAAAGCCTACAATGATGGGGGTAACAATTGCAGCAAGACCCGGGATAATCATTTCTTTTAATGCAGCCTGAGTACTGATATCTACGCACCTCTTATAATCCGGTTTTTCGGTATTTTCCAAGATGCCGGGGTGCTGTTTAAACTGGCGGCGAACTTCTTCGATCATCTTATGAGCAGCTTTTCCTACAGCCGACATTGTTAAGGCTGAGAACAAGAAGGGGAAAACTCCTCCTAAAAGAACGCCGACAAGAACGTTAATGTTTGTAATATCTACGCTTGCTACACCGGACTGCTCTTTAAATGAGGTAAAGAGGATGATGGCTGTTAAAGCAGCTGATCCGATAGCAAAACCCTTACCGATAGCGGCTGTTGTATTTCCTACAGCATCAAGGCTGTCAGTAATATTGCGGACATCCTTGGGGAAGTTTGCCATCTCGGCAAGACCGCCTGCATTGTCGGCTATTGGGCCGTAAGCATCAACTGCAAGCTGGATTCCTAGGGTTACCAACATACCTACAGCAGCTATACCTACACCATAAAGGCCTGCCAACATAAAGCTTGAAAAGATTGAAGCTCCGATTAAAAGCATTACAGGGAAGGCGCTTCTCATACCTACGGCTAAACCTGAAATAATCGTGGTTGCAGCTCCTGTTTCGCAAGCATCTACTATGCCTTTAACCGGCTTTTTGCCTGTACCTGTGTAGAATTCGGTAATGATACCGATTAAAACGCCTGCGGCAAGACCTATTACTGTAGAAGCAAATACATGTAAATATCCTTGGGTTCCGTTAAATGTTGCATCGCCCATGATGAATTTTACCAGGAAGAAAACAAAGATGGTTGCAACGATTGCGGCTCCGAAAGTTCCTGTGTTAAGGGCTTTTTGAGGGTTTGAACCGGGTTTTGCCTTTACAAAGAATGTTCCGATTAAAGAGGCTGCAAGGCCTACAACCGAAATCAGCAAGGGCAAAATCATCATCTTAATTTTTAAAGAAGAATCGGGTGTATTTATGATTAGGCCTAAGATCATTGCTCCTACCAACGAACCGACAAAGGATTCAAAAAGGTCGGCACCCATGCCTGCAACGTCTCCTACATTGTCGCCTACGTTGTCTGCAATAGTGGCAGGGTTTCTGGGGTCATCTTCGGGGATACCTGCTTCAACCTTTCCTACAAGGTCGGCTCCTACGTCGGCAGCCTTTGTATAAATACCGCCGCCTACACGTGAAAAAAGAGCAATCGAGGATGCTCCCAAAGAAAAAGCTGTGGCTAAGGGTAAAATAATGTCTTTTAGTACATCTTCACTTGTTCCTAAAATTGAAGTAGAAAGAATGAGAACGATAAAAAGGCCTATAAAAGCAAGACCGACAACGCTCATTCCCATAACGCTTCCGCCTGAAAAAGCAATTTTTAAAGCTCCGTTTAGGCCCTGATCCTTCGCAGCCTGTGTTGTGCGTGAGTTGGCCTGTGTTGCAACACGCATACCTATGTATCCGGCCGACATTGAAGCAAGAGCGCCGAGCAAGAATGAAAGGGACTGGAACCTAAGAGCTCCATTATTTCCGATAGCTAAAAAAACGGCAACTATGGCGATAAAAGGAAGAAGAGTTAAATATTCTCTTCTTAAAAAAGCCATGGCCCCATCGGCTATATGGCCTCCAATTTCTTTTAAAGACTGATCTGAAACCTTTTGTTTATAAATCCACAAGGTTCTTACAAGTGCATAAGCTAGGGCTGCAATCCCGCCTCCAAGCACAGCATACAATGCGAGTGAAATACTCATTTGTTCCTCCTGTTGTATTGTACAACTTGAAATAGATTATACGGTTTTTCCGTCATAATATCTTTAAATTTAGCATATTTTTAATAGTTATGCAATAGCCGCAGCAGAATCTAATTGAGAGGTTTTTATAAACCTGTTTTATAAAACTCCGGCTTCAAGGTCAAAACCATTACGGGCTATGATTTTTGCTTTGACTATGGAGCCCGGAGCAATATCCTTGCCTTCCGAATCCTTTTTTTCATAAGTAAAGTTTAAAATTACAGCTCCGTCTACATCGGGAGCCTGAAACCATGCTCTTCCGAGGGCTAAAAAAGTTTTATCGTCTTCTGTTTTATCATCTTCCTCTGTAGGGATTAGCTCTTCAATAAAGACTTCCGTTTCGGTACCGATAAAGGATTCAAGTTTTTTTTCGGTAATTTCTTTTTGAATAAGTCTGATTTCTTCAAGCCTTTTTTCTGCCGTCCTTTTAGGCACAGGTTTTTTAAAGGAATAAGAAGCCGTATTTTCTTCTCTGGAATATGTAAAACCTCCCGACCACAGGGGCTGCAGTTTTTTTAAAAATTCGGCAGTTTTTTTAAAATCTTCTTCGGTTTCTCCCGGAAAGCCCGCCAAAAAAGTTGTGCGTATTTGAGGCTCTCCATAAGGACTTGCCGATTTTCTAAAAGCCTCTCTTATGGCTTGAACCAATTCCAGATACTTTTCAGCAGAGCCTTTTCTATTCATAGCCTTGATTATTGTTTCCGACCCGGATTGAAAAGGTATATCAAAATACGGTAAAAACCTTTTATCTTGAGTTATTATATCGAGTATGTCGAGGGGAAAATGATCGGGATGGATATAAAGGAGGCGAATTTTAAAAGAACCTTTTATTTTTGAGATAGCCTCTAAAAGTGATGCTAAGCCGGACTTGGAGCTCTCTTTAGGCTCTTTGGTGTCATCTTTTCCTGTTTGATAGGCCGCTAAGTCCTGACCTATCAAGTTGAACTCATAAAAGCCTCTTTCCAGAAAAGTTTCTATTTCATCACAAATTTCTTTTATAGGGCGGCTTCTAAGCCTTCCTCTTATAATCGGGATAGCACAAAAGCTGCAAAAGTTATCACAGCCTTCGGTTATTTTAATATAGGCCGAACGTGGAAAATTAAGTATTTGCGGCCTTTCCCCTCCGCAGACACCTATCTGAGGCGGAACTAGGATATTACGGGTCAGCTTTTTATTTTCCGGCTTTTTTGAAAACAGTGTATTCACTATTTGGGGTAAAAGGGAAAGATTTCCGTTTCCAAAAATAGCGTCTGCTTCAGGCAAATCTTTTTTTAAAGTCTCAGCATAGCGCTCTGCTAGGCAGCCTGCTAAAAGGATTTTTGCTTTTGGATATTCCAGTCTAGCCTGTAAAACAGAGTTGAGAGACTCTTCCTTTGCAGAGTTAATAAATCCGCAAGAGTTGACAATTATAAGCTCCGCTTCATTTGGATCAAGAGTATTTTCCCATCCTAATTGACCCATTATACCGATAATGAGCTCTGCATCTACCTGATTTTTTGCACAGCCATGCAAATCTATAAAAAATTTCTTTGAAGGCATCTAATTTTAGTCAACATCTATCACTATAAATTTATAGCGTTTGGTCTGGTCATCCTTTATCCATTTTAGGTCTTTTACTATGACCTCTCCGGGGCGGCTGATATCAAGATCAACGGTTTTGCCTCCTGCTACAACTTGGAGTTTTACGGCATTGCCGTTTGAAGCCCAAATTCTTAAGCCGTCATTGGCTTGAACGGTCAGCTGTTCGGCTTTTTGGTAATAGCGTTCTTCTCTATTTTTTCTATCTGCCTCATGTCTGAAAAGGCAATAACCTCGGAAAACTGCATTTAAGGTAACGGGGTAGGCTGAGCCGCTTTCAAAAAGAACCTTGTAAGAAGAGGCTGCTGCAGAATTGGGTTCGGTGATTACCAGATCTGAGCTAGACGGGCTTAAGTCATCTTGATCTATTGATGCCCCGCTCAATATTGAAACAAGGGCCCCGGTATTGGGATTATTTTTATCTATATCCTCTAAGGATATCTCTAGGTCAATGGTTAAATCATTGTTGAGATCTATTTTTACGGTCTGTCCAAGACTTATAACTTGCGTACCGGCATCTGTTTTTAAAGTTAATTTGGGACTGATTTTTTCCACTTCGATTGTATATTTTTTATTTTCTATACTTAGTTGTAAAGAGTCTCCTTCAAATATTCTTTCTTCAAATTTTGACTGAGTTATTTCGTATAGTTTTGCTTCCCTTTTTTCTATGATGTTTACCTTTGAGTTTTCTTCAAGTTTTTTTTGACGAATAGCCGGTATCCAGTCTTTAACGGCAAAAAAAGTGAGGGTTATTATAAGGGCAAGAGCAGCTAAAATACCTAAGCCTATAATTAAAGGTTTGGAGAAAGAAAAACTTCTTTTTTGCAGTAAGGCATCGGGAGGAAGTGATGTCTCCTGTATTTTTACTTGCTTATAAAGATTTATTGTTTCATCGGGATCAAGCCCTAAATATTCACAGTAGCTTCTTAAAAAACCTACAACATAAGGCTCTGCCGGAAAAACTTCGTAATCTCCATTTTCCAGGGCTTCCAAATATCTTTTAGCTATGTTCGTTTCTCTTGCTACTTGGTCTAATTCAAGCTCATTTTTTGTTCTTGTTTCTGTGAGCAGACTTCCGATTTTATTCATTTTTTATCTCCCAAATTAATCGACAAAAAGAAAATTATTAAAAGTTTTTGCGGTCGAAGGCGCATCAAATACGAAATTCTTACTGCCGACGCCGGCATTTATTCTGTAATTGTAAAAATCAAAAACTATCTTACCTCCTGAAACAGGAATAGCTTCGATTCGGCGTATTAATTTACC
Proteins encoded in this window:
- a CDS encoding PTS transporter subunit IIC, producing MNHSFKNFLVKKNIEISAKRYFIDAMSAMAMGLFSSLLVGTILNSIGLKLNIPFLTKTVWPICRDMTGAAIGIAIAHALKAHTFVLFSATIVGFAGNKLGGPVGAFVATIISTELGKAVSRETKIDLIVTPMVTIISGTIIAALVGPGMSSFMTWLGKIIMDATTLQPFWMGVTVSVLVGIILTLPISSAAICMMLSLAGLAGGAATVGCAAQMIGFAVMSYRDNGLGGSFAVGIGTSMLHMPNIIKNPRIWIPPTLTAAILGPLATIIFKMENIPLGSGMGTCGLVGQIGTITAMDSIGKGGLDTYFAIFLLHFILPAVLALFFTFILRKINWIKDGDLKLDL
- a CDS encoding sodium-translocating pyrophosphatase gives rise to the protein MSISLALYAVLGGGIAALAYALVRTLWIYKQKVSDQSLKEIGGHIADGAMAFLRREYLTLLPFIAIVAVFLAIGNNGALRFQSLSFLLGALASMSAGYIGMRVATQANSRTTQAAKDQGLNGALKIAFSGGSVMGMSVVGLAFIGLFIVLILSTSILGTSEDVLKDIILPLATAFSLGASSIALFSRVGGGIYTKAADVGADLVGKVEAGIPEDDPRNPATIADNVGDNVGDVAGMGADLFESFVGSLVGAMILGLIINTPDSSLKIKMMILPLLISVVGLAASLIGTFFVKAKPGSNPQKALNTGTFGAAIVATIFVFFLVKFIMGDATFNGTQGYLHVFASTVIGLAAGVLIGIITEFYTGTGKKPVKGIVDACETGAATTIISGLAVGMRSAFPVMLLIGASIFSSFMLAGLYGVGIAAVGMLVTLGIQLAVDAYGPIADNAGGLAEMANFPKDVRNITDSLDAVGNTTAAIGKGFAIGSAALTAIILFTSFKEQSGVASVDITNINVLVGVLLGGVFPFLFSALTMSAVGKAAHKMIEEVRRQFKQHPGILENTEKPDYKRCVDISTQAALKEMIIPGLAAIVTPIIVGFAGGPAMLIGLLTGVTVSGVVLAVFMSNAGGAWDNAKKMIEGGIAGGKGSPSHKAAVVGDTVGDPFKDTSGPSINILIKLMSMVSLVIAPMLKAFWG
- the rimO gene encoding 30S ribosomal protein S12 methylthiotransferase RimO, giving the protein MPSKKFFIDLHGCAKNQVDAELIIGIMGQLGWENTLDPNEAELIIVNSCGFINSAKEESLNSVLQARLEYPKAKILLAGCLAERYAETLKKDLPEADAIFGNGNLSLLPQIVNTLFSKKPENKKLTRNILVPPQIGVCGGERPQILNFPRSAYIKITEGCDNFCSFCAIPIIRGRLRSRPIKEICDEIETFLERGFYEFNLIGQDLAAYQTGKDDTKEPKESSKSGLASLLEAISKIKGSFKIRLLYIHPDHFPLDILDIITQDKRFLPYFDIPFQSGSETIIKAMNRKGSAEKYLELVQAIREAFRKSASPYGEPQIRTTFLAGFPGETEEDFKKTAEFLKKLQPLWSGGFTYSREENTASYSFKKPVPKRTAEKRLEEIRLIQKEITEKKLESFIGTETEVFIEELIPTEEDDKTEDDKTFLALGRAWFQAPDVDGAVILNFTYEKKDSEGKDIAPGSIVKAKIIARNGFDLEAGVL
- a CDS encoding helix-turn-helix domain-containing protein translates to MNKIGSLLTETRTKNELELDQVARETNIAKRYLEALENGDYEVFPAEPYVVGFLRSYCEYLGLDPDETINLYKQVKIQETSLPPDALLQKRSFSFSKPLIIGLGILAALALIITLTFFAVKDWIPAIRQKKLEENSKVNIIEKREAKLYEITQSKFEERIFEGDSLQLSIENKKYTIEVEKISPKLTLKTDAGTQVISLGQTVKIDLNNDLTIDLEISLEDIDKNNPNTGALVSILSGASIDQDDLSPSSSDLVITEPNSAAASSYKVLFESGSAYPVTLNAVFRGYCLFRHEADRKNREERYYQKAEQLTVQANDGLRIWASNGNAVKLQVVAGGKTVDLDISRPGEVIVKDLKWIKDDQTKRYKFIVIDVD